One window from the genome of Macaca fascicularis isolate 582-1 chromosome 7, T2T-MFA8v1.1 encodes:
- the GMPR2 gene encoding GMP reductase 2 isoform X2, whose amino-acid sequence MPHIDNDVKLDFKDVLLRPKRSTLKSRSEVDLTRSFSFRNSKQTYTGVPIIAANMDTVGTFEMAKVLCKFSLFTAVHKHYSLEEWQEFAGQNPDCLEHLAASSGTGASDFEQLEQILEAVPQVKYICLDVANGYSEHFVEFVKDVRKRFPQHTIMAGNVVTGEMVEELILSGADIIKVGIGPGSVCTTRKKTGVGYPQLSAVMECADAAHGLKGHIISDGGCSCPGDVAKAFGAGADFVMLGGMLAGHSESGGELIERDGKKYKLFYGMSSEMAMKKYAGGVAEYRASEGKTVEVPFKGDVEHTIRDILGGIRSTCTYVGAAKLKELSRRTTFIRVTQQVNPIFSEVR is encoded by the exons ATGCCTCATATTGACAACGATGTGAAACTAGACTTCAAGGATGTCCTTTTGAGGCCGAAACGCAGTACTCTTAAGTCTCGAAGTGAG GTGGATCTCACAAGATCCTTTTCATTTCGGAACTCAAAGCAGACATACACTGGGGTTCCCATCATTGCTGCCAATATGGATACTGTGGGCACCTTTGAGATGGCCAAGGTTCTCTGTAAG TTCTCTCTCTTCACTGCTGTCCATAAGCACTACAGCCTTGAAGAGTGGCAAGAGTTTGCTGGCCAGAATCCTGATTGTCTTGAG CATCTGGCTGCCAGCTCAGGCACAGGCGCTTCTGACTTTGAGCAGCTGGAACAGATCCTGGAAGCTGTTCCCCAGGTGAAGTATATATGCCTGGATGTGGCAAATGGCTACTCCGAACACTTTGTTGAATTTGTAAAAGATGTACGGAAGCGCTTCCCCCAGCACACCATCATG GCAGGGAATGTGGTAACAGGAGAGATGGTAGAAGAGCTAATCCTTTCTGGGGCTGACATCATCAAAGTGGGAATTGGGCCAG GCTCTGTGTGTACTACTCGGAAGAAAACTGGAGTGGGGTATCCACAGCTCAGTGCAGTAATGGAGTGTGCAGATGCTGCTCATGGCCTCAAAGGCCACATCATTTCA GATGGAGGTTGCAGCTGTCCTGGGGATGTGGCCAAGGCTTTTG GGGCAGGAGCTGACTTCGTGATGCTAGGTGGCATGCTGGCTGGACATAGTGAGTCAGGTGGTGAGCTCATCGAGAGGGACGGCAAGAAGTACAAGCTCTTCTATGGAATGAGTTCTGAAATGGCCATGAAGAAGTATGCTGGGGGCGTGGCTGAGTACAG AGCCTCAGAGGGAAAGACAGTGGAAGTTCCTTTTAAAGGAGATGTGGAACATACCATCCGAGACATCCTAGGAGGGATCCGCTCTACGTGTACCTATGTGGGAGCAGCTAAGCTCAAAGAGTTGAGCAGAAGAACTACCTTCATCCGAGTCACCCAGCAGGTGAATCCAATCTTCAGTGAGGTGCGCTAG
- the GMPR2 gene encoding GMP reductase 2 isoform X5 → MPHIDNDVKLDFKDVLLRPKRSTLKSRSEVDLTRSFSFRNSKQTYTGVPIIAANMDTVGTFEMAKVLCKFSLFTAVHKHYSLEEWQEFAGQNPDCLEHLAASSGTGASDFEQLEQILEAVPQVKYICLDVANGYSEHFVEFVKDVRKRFPQHTIMAGNVVTGEMVEELILSGADIIKVGIGPGSVCTTRKKTGVGYPQLSAVMECADAAHGLKGHIISDGGCSCPGDVAKAFGAGADFVMLGGMLAGHSESGGELIERDGKKYKLFYGMSSEMAMKKYAGGVAEYRRCGTYHPRHPRRDPLYVYLCGSS, encoded by the exons ATGCCTCATATTGACAACGATGTGAAACTAGACTTCAAGGATGTCCTTTTGAGGCCGAAACGCAGTACTCTTAAGTCTCGAAGTGAG GTGGATCTCACAAGATCCTTTTCATTTCGGAACTCAAAGCAGACATACACTGGGGTTCCCATCATTGCTGCCAATATGGATACTGTGGGCACCTTTGAGATGGCCAAGGTTCTCTGTAAG TTCTCTCTCTTCACTGCTGTCCATAAGCACTACAGCCTTGAAGAGTGGCAAGAGTTTGCTGGCCAGAATCCTGATTGTCTTGAG CATCTGGCTGCCAGCTCAGGCACAGGCGCTTCTGACTTTGAGCAGCTGGAACAGATCCTGGAAGCTGTTCCCCAGGTGAAGTATATATGCCTGGATGTGGCAAATGGCTACTCCGAACACTTTGTTGAATTTGTAAAAGATGTACGGAAGCGCTTCCCCCAGCACACCATCATG GCAGGGAATGTGGTAACAGGAGAGATGGTAGAAGAGCTAATCCTTTCTGGGGCTGACATCATCAAAGTGGGAATTGGGCCAG GCTCTGTGTGTACTACTCGGAAGAAAACTGGAGTGGGGTATCCACAGCTCAGTGCAGTAATGGAGTGTGCAGATGCTGCTCATGGCCTCAAAGGCCACATCATTTCA GATGGAGGTTGCAGCTGTCCTGGGGATGTGGCCAAGGCTTTTG GGGCAGGAGCTGACTTCGTGATGCTAGGTGGCATGCTGGCTGGACATAGTGAGTCAGGTGGTGAGCTCATCGAGAGGGACGGCAAGAAGTACAAGCTCTTCTATGGAATGAGTTCTGAAATGGCCATGAAGAAGTATGCTGGGGGCGTGGCTGAGTACAG GAGATGTGGAACATACCATCCGAGACATCCTAGGAGGGATCCGCTCTACGTGTACCTATGTGGGAGCAGCTAA
- the GMPR2 gene encoding GMP reductase 2 isoform X8 — translation MGCVFLIYKLFTLKWKMLLLSVLLPASILVAEKFSLFTAVHKHYSLEEWQEFAGQNPDCLEHLAASSGTGASDFEQLEQILEAVPQVKYICLDVANGYSEHFVEFVKDVRKRFPQHTIMAGNVVTGEMVEELILSGADIIKVGIGPGSVCTTRKKTGVGYPQLSAVMECADAAHGLKGHIISDGGCSCPGDVAKAFGAGADFVMLGGMLAGHSESGGELIERDGKKYKLFYGMSSEMAMKKYAGGVAEYRRCGTYHPRHPRRDPLYVYLCGSS, via the exons ATGGGATGTGTTTTTCTTATATACAAGTTGTTCACTTTGAAATGGAAGATGCTGCTCCTATCAGTACTATTACCTGCTTCTATACTTGTTGCTGAGAAG TTCTCTCTCTTCACTGCTGTCCATAAGCACTACAGCCTTGAAGAGTGGCAAGAGTTTGCTGGCCAGAATCCTGATTGTCTTGAG CATCTGGCTGCCAGCTCAGGCACAGGCGCTTCTGACTTTGAGCAGCTGGAACAGATCCTGGAAGCTGTTCCCCAGGTGAAGTATATATGCCTGGATGTGGCAAATGGCTACTCCGAACACTTTGTTGAATTTGTAAAAGATGTACGGAAGCGCTTCCCCCAGCACACCATCATG GCAGGGAATGTGGTAACAGGAGAGATGGTAGAAGAGCTAATCCTTTCTGGGGCTGACATCATCAAAGTGGGAATTGGGCCAG GCTCTGTGTGTACTACTCGGAAGAAAACTGGAGTGGGGTATCCACAGCTCAGTGCAGTAATGGAGTGTGCAGATGCTGCTCATGGCCTCAAAGGCCACATCATTTCA GATGGAGGTTGCAGCTGTCCTGGGGATGTGGCCAAGGCTTTTG GGGCAGGAGCTGACTTCGTGATGCTAGGTGGCATGCTGGCTGGACATAGTGAGTCAGGTGGTGAGCTCATCGAGAGGGACGGCAAGAAGTACAAGCTCTTCTATGGAATGAGTTCTGAAATGGCCATGAAGAAGTATGCTGGGGGCGTGGCTGAGTACAG GAGATGTGGAACATACCATCCGAGACATCCTAGGAGGGATCCGCTCTACGTGTACCTATGTGGGAGCAGCTAA
- the GMPR2 gene encoding GMP reductase 2 isoform X10, whose amino-acid sequence MFSLFTAVHKHYSLEEWQEFAGQNPDCLEHLAASSGTGASDFEQLEQILEAVPQVKYICLDVANGYSEHFVEFVKDVRKRFPQHTIMAGNVVTGEMVEELILSGADIIKVGIGPGSVCTTRKKTGVGYPQLSAVMECADAAHGLKGHIISDGGCSCPGDVAKAFGAGADFVMLGGMLAGHSESGGELIERDGKKYKLFYGMSSEMAMKKYAGGVAEYRRCGTYHPRHPRRDPLYVYLCGSS is encoded by the exons ATG TTCTCTCTCTTCACTGCTGTCCATAAGCACTACAGCCTTGAAGAGTGGCAAGAGTTTGCTGGCCAGAATCCTGATTGTCTTGAG CATCTGGCTGCCAGCTCAGGCACAGGCGCTTCTGACTTTGAGCAGCTGGAACAGATCCTGGAAGCTGTTCCCCAGGTGAAGTATATATGCCTGGATGTGGCAAATGGCTACTCCGAACACTTTGTTGAATTTGTAAAAGATGTACGGAAGCGCTTCCCCCAGCACACCATCATG GCAGGGAATGTGGTAACAGGAGAGATGGTAGAAGAGCTAATCCTTTCTGGGGCTGACATCATCAAAGTGGGAATTGGGCCAG GCTCTGTGTGTACTACTCGGAAGAAAACTGGAGTGGGGTATCCACAGCTCAGTGCAGTAATGGAGTGTGCAGATGCTGCTCATGGCCTCAAAGGCCACATCATTTCA GATGGAGGTTGCAGCTGTCCTGGGGATGTGGCCAAGGCTTTTG GGGCAGGAGCTGACTTCGTGATGCTAGGTGGCATGCTGGCTGGACATAGTGAGTCAGGTGGTGAGCTCATCGAGAGGGACGGCAAGAAGTACAAGCTCTTCTATGGAATGAGTTCTGAAATGGCCATGAAGAAGTATGCTGGGGGCGTGGCTGAGTACAG GAGATGTGGAACATACCATCCGAGACATCCTAGGAGGGATCCGCTCTACGTGTACCTATGTGGGAGCAGCTAA
- the GMPR2 gene encoding GMP reductase 2 isoform X3: MTSCLPALRFIATPRLSAMPHIDNDVKLDFKDVLLRPKRSTLKSRSEVDLTRSFSFRNSKQTYTGVPIIAANMDTVGTFEMAKVLCKFSLFTAVHKHYSLEEWQEFAGQNPDCLEHLAASSGTGASDFEQLEQILEAVPQVKYICLDVANGYSEHFVEFVKDVRKRFPQHTIMAGNVVTGEMVEELILSGADIIKVGIGPGSVCTTRKKTGVGYPQLSAVMECADAAHGLKGHIISDGGCSCPGDVAKAFGAGADFVMLGGMLAGHSESGGELIERDGKKYKLFYGMSSEMAMKKYAGGVAEYRRCGTYHPRHPRRDPLYVYLCGSS, encoded by the exons ATGACTTCCTGCCTTCCAGCCCTCAGATTCATCGCTACCCCGAGGCTAAGCGCCATGCCTCATATTGACAACGATGTGAAACTAGACTTCAAGGATGTCCTTTTGAGGCCGAAACGCAGTACTCTTAAGTCTCGAAGTGAG GTGGATCTCACAAGATCCTTTTCATTTCGGAACTCAAAGCAGACATACACTGGGGTTCCCATCATTGCTGCCAATATGGATACTGTGGGCACCTTTGAGATGGCCAAGGTTCTCTGTAAG TTCTCTCTCTTCACTGCTGTCCATAAGCACTACAGCCTTGAAGAGTGGCAAGAGTTTGCTGGCCAGAATCCTGATTGTCTTGAG CATCTGGCTGCCAGCTCAGGCACAGGCGCTTCTGACTTTGAGCAGCTGGAACAGATCCTGGAAGCTGTTCCCCAGGTGAAGTATATATGCCTGGATGTGGCAAATGGCTACTCCGAACACTTTGTTGAATTTGTAAAAGATGTACGGAAGCGCTTCCCCCAGCACACCATCATG GCAGGGAATGTGGTAACAGGAGAGATGGTAGAAGAGCTAATCCTTTCTGGGGCTGACATCATCAAAGTGGGAATTGGGCCAG GCTCTGTGTGTACTACTCGGAAGAAAACTGGAGTGGGGTATCCACAGCTCAGTGCAGTAATGGAGTGTGCAGATGCTGCTCATGGCCTCAAAGGCCACATCATTTCA GATGGAGGTTGCAGCTGTCCTGGGGATGTGGCCAAGGCTTTTG GGGCAGGAGCTGACTTCGTGATGCTAGGTGGCATGCTGGCTGGACATAGTGAGTCAGGTGGTGAGCTCATCGAGAGGGACGGCAAGAAGTACAAGCTCTTCTATGGAATGAGTTCTGAAATGGCCATGAAGAAGTATGCTGGGGGCGTGGCTGAGTACAG GAGATGTGGAACATACCATCCGAGACATCCTAGGAGGGATCCGCTCTACGTGTACCTATGTGGGAGCAGCTAA
- the GMPR2 gene encoding GMP reductase 2 isoform X9, with amino-acid sequence MPHIDNDVKLDFKDVLLRPKRSTLKSRSEFSLFTAVHKHYSLEEWQEFAGQNPDCLEHLAASSGTGASDFEQLEQILEAVPQVKYICLDVANGYSEHFVEFVKDVRKRFPQHTIMAGNVVTGEMVEELILSGADIIKVGIGPGSVCTTRKKTGVGYPQLSAVMECADAAHGLKGHIISDGGCSCPGDVAKAFGAGADFVMLGGMLAGHSESGGELIERDGKKYKLFYGMSSEMAMKKYAGGVAEYRRCGTYHPRHPRRDPLYVYLCGSS; translated from the exons ATGCCTCATATTGACAACGATGTGAAACTAGACTTCAAGGATGTCCTTTTGAGGCCGAAACGCAGTACTCTTAAGTCTCGAAGTGAG TTCTCTCTCTTCACTGCTGTCCATAAGCACTACAGCCTTGAAGAGTGGCAAGAGTTTGCTGGCCAGAATCCTGATTGTCTTGAG CATCTGGCTGCCAGCTCAGGCACAGGCGCTTCTGACTTTGAGCAGCTGGAACAGATCCTGGAAGCTGTTCCCCAGGTGAAGTATATATGCCTGGATGTGGCAAATGGCTACTCCGAACACTTTGTTGAATTTGTAAAAGATGTACGGAAGCGCTTCCCCCAGCACACCATCATG GCAGGGAATGTGGTAACAGGAGAGATGGTAGAAGAGCTAATCCTTTCTGGGGCTGACATCATCAAAGTGGGAATTGGGCCAG GCTCTGTGTGTACTACTCGGAAGAAAACTGGAGTGGGGTATCCACAGCTCAGTGCAGTAATGGAGTGTGCAGATGCTGCTCATGGCCTCAAAGGCCACATCATTTCA GATGGAGGTTGCAGCTGTCCTGGGGATGTGGCCAAGGCTTTTG GGGCAGGAGCTGACTTCGTGATGCTAGGTGGCATGCTGGCTGGACATAGTGAGTCAGGTGGTGAGCTCATCGAGAGGGACGGCAAGAAGTACAAGCTCTTCTATGGAATGAGTTCTGAAATGGCCATGAAGAAGTATGCTGGGGGCGTGGCTGAGTACAG GAGATGTGGAACATACCATCCGAGACATCCTAGGAGGGATCCGCTCTACGTGTACCTATGTGGGAGCAGCTAA
- the GMPR2 gene encoding GMP reductase 2 isoform X1 produces MTSCLPALRFIATPRLSAMPHIDNDVKLDFKDVLLRPKRSTLKSRSEVDLTRSFSFRNSKQTYTGVPIIAANMDTVGTFEMAKVLCKFSLFTAVHKHYSLEEWQEFAGQNPDCLEHLAASSGTGASDFEQLEQILEAVPQVKYICLDVANGYSEHFVEFVKDVRKRFPQHTIMAGNVVTGEMVEELILSGADIIKVGIGPGSVCTTRKKTGVGYPQLSAVMECADAAHGLKGHIISDGGCSCPGDVAKAFGAGADFVMLGGMLAGHSESGGELIERDGKKYKLFYGMSSEMAMKKYAGGVAEYRASEGKTVEVPFKGDVEHTIRDILGGIRSTCTYVGAAKLKELSRRTTFIRVTQQVNPIFSEVR; encoded by the exons ATGACTTCCTGCCTTCCAGCCCTCAGATTCATCGCTACCCCGAGGCTAAGCGCCATGCCTCATATTGACAACGATGTGAAACTAGACTTCAAGGATGTCCTTTTGAGGCCGAAACGCAGTACTCTTAAGTCTCGAAGTGAG GTGGATCTCACAAGATCCTTTTCATTTCGGAACTCAAAGCAGACATACACTGGGGTTCCCATCATTGCTGCCAATATGGATACTGTGGGCACCTTTGAGATGGCCAAGGTTCTCTGTAAG TTCTCTCTCTTCACTGCTGTCCATAAGCACTACAGCCTTGAAGAGTGGCAAGAGTTTGCTGGCCAGAATCCTGATTGTCTTGAG CATCTGGCTGCCAGCTCAGGCACAGGCGCTTCTGACTTTGAGCAGCTGGAACAGATCCTGGAAGCTGTTCCCCAGGTGAAGTATATATGCCTGGATGTGGCAAATGGCTACTCCGAACACTTTGTTGAATTTGTAAAAGATGTACGGAAGCGCTTCCCCCAGCACACCATCATG GCAGGGAATGTGGTAACAGGAGAGATGGTAGAAGAGCTAATCCTTTCTGGGGCTGACATCATCAAAGTGGGAATTGGGCCAG GCTCTGTGTGTACTACTCGGAAGAAAACTGGAGTGGGGTATCCACAGCTCAGTGCAGTAATGGAGTGTGCAGATGCTGCTCATGGCCTCAAAGGCCACATCATTTCA GATGGAGGTTGCAGCTGTCCTGGGGATGTGGCCAAGGCTTTTG GGGCAGGAGCTGACTTCGTGATGCTAGGTGGCATGCTGGCTGGACATAGTGAGTCAGGTGGTGAGCTCATCGAGAGGGACGGCAAGAAGTACAAGCTCTTCTATGGAATGAGTTCTGAAATGGCCATGAAGAAGTATGCTGGGGGCGTGGCTGAGTACAG AGCCTCAGAGGGAAAGACAGTGGAAGTTCCTTTTAAAGGAGATGTGGAACATACCATCCGAGACATCCTAGGAGGGATCCGCTCTACGTGTACCTATGTGGGAGCAGCTAAGCTCAAAGAGTTGAGCAGAAGAACTACCTTCATCCGAGTCACCCAGCAGGTGAATCCAATCTTCAGTGAGGTGCGCTAG
- the GMPR2 gene encoding GMP reductase 2 isoform X6 — protein MPHIDNDVKLDFKDVLLRPKRSTLKSRSEFSLFTAVHKHYSLEEWQEFAGQNPDCLEHLAASSGTGASDFEQLEQILEAVPQVKYICLDVANGYSEHFVEFVKDVRKRFPQHTIMAGNVVTGEMVEELILSGADIIKVGIGPGSVCTTRKKTGVGYPQLSAVMECADAAHGLKGHIISDGGCSCPGDVAKAFGAGADFVMLGGMLAGHSESGGELIERDGKKYKLFYGMSSEMAMKKYAGGVAEYRASEGKTVEVPFKGDVEHTIRDILGGIRSTCTYVGAAKLKELSRRTTFIRVTQQVNPIFSEVR, from the exons ATGCCTCATATTGACAACGATGTGAAACTAGACTTCAAGGATGTCCTTTTGAGGCCGAAACGCAGTACTCTTAAGTCTCGAAGTGAG TTCTCTCTCTTCACTGCTGTCCATAAGCACTACAGCCTTGAAGAGTGGCAAGAGTTTGCTGGCCAGAATCCTGATTGTCTTGAG CATCTGGCTGCCAGCTCAGGCACAGGCGCTTCTGACTTTGAGCAGCTGGAACAGATCCTGGAAGCTGTTCCCCAGGTGAAGTATATATGCCTGGATGTGGCAAATGGCTACTCCGAACACTTTGTTGAATTTGTAAAAGATGTACGGAAGCGCTTCCCCCAGCACACCATCATG GCAGGGAATGTGGTAACAGGAGAGATGGTAGAAGAGCTAATCCTTTCTGGGGCTGACATCATCAAAGTGGGAATTGGGCCAG GCTCTGTGTGTACTACTCGGAAGAAAACTGGAGTGGGGTATCCACAGCTCAGTGCAGTAATGGAGTGTGCAGATGCTGCTCATGGCCTCAAAGGCCACATCATTTCA GATGGAGGTTGCAGCTGTCCTGGGGATGTGGCCAAGGCTTTTG GGGCAGGAGCTGACTTCGTGATGCTAGGTGGCATGCTGGCTGGACATAGTGAGTCAGGTGGTGAGCTCATCGAGAGGGACGGCAAGAAGTACAAGCTCTTCTATGGAATGAGTTCTGAAATGGCCATGAAGAAGTATGCTGGGGGCGTGGCTGAGTACAG AGCCTCAGAGGGAAAGACAGTGGAAGTTCCTTTTAAAGGAGATGTGGAACATACCATCCGAGACATCCTAGGAGGGATCCGCTCTACGTGTACCTATGTGGGAGCAGCTAAGCTCAAAGAGTTGAGCAGAAGAACTACCTTCATCCGAGTCACCCAGCAGGTGAATCCAATCTTCAGTGAGGTGCGCTAG
- the GMPR2 gene encoding GMP reductase 2 isoform X11, with protein MAGNVVTGEMVEELILSGADIIKVGIGPGSVCTTRKKTGVGYPQLSAVMECADAAHGLKGHIISDGGCSCPGDVAKAFGAGADFVMLGGMLAGHSESGGELIERDGKKYKLFYGMSSEMAMKKYAGGVAEYRASEGKTVEVPFKGDVEHTIRDILGGIRSTCTYVGAAKLKELSRRTTFIRVTQQVNPIFSEVR; from the exons ATG GCAGGGAATGTGGTAACAGGAGAGATGGTAGAAGAGCTAATCCTTTCTGGGGCTGACATCATCAAAGTGGGAATTGGGCCAG GCTCTGTGTGTACTACTCGGAAGAAAACTGGAGTGGGGTATCCACAGCTCAGTGCAGTAATGGAGTGTGCAGATGCTGCTCATGGCCTCAAAGGCCACATCATTTCA GATGGAGGTTGCAGCTGTCCTGGGGATGTGGCCAAGGCTTTTG GGGCAGGAGCTGACTTCGTGATGCTAGGTGGCATGCTGGCTGGACATAGTGAGTCAGGTGGTGAGCTCATCGAGAGGGACGGCAAGAAGTACAAGCTCTTCTATGGAATGAGTTCTGAAATGGCCATGAAGAAGTATGCTGGGGGCGTGGCTGAGTACAG AGCCTCAGAGGGAAAGACAGTGGAAGTTCCTTTTAAAGGAGATGTGGAACATACCATCCGAGACATCCTAGGAGGGATCCGCTCTACGTGTACCTATGTGGGAGCAGCTAAGCTCAAAGAGTTGAGCAGAAGAACTACCTTCATCCGAGTCACCCAGCAGGTGAATCCAATCTTCAGTGAGGTGCGCTAG
- the GMPR2 gene encoding GMP reductase 2 isoform X7, with the protein MFSLFTAVHKHYSLEEWQEFAGQNPDCLEHLAASSGTGASDFEQLEQILEAVPQVKYICLDVANGYSEHFVEFVKDVRKRFPQHTIMAGNVVTGEMVEELILSGADIIKVGIGPGSVCTTRKKTGVGYPQLSAVMECADAAHGLKGHIISDGGCSCPGDVAKAFGAGADFVMLGGMLAGHSESGGELIERDGKKYKLFYGMSSEMAMKKYAGGVAEYRASEGKTVEVPFKGDVEHTIRDILGGIRSTCTYVGAAKLKELSRRTTFIRVTQQVNPIFSEVR; encoded by the exons ATG TTCTCTCTCTTCACTGCTGTCCATAAGCACTACAGCCTTGAAGAGTGGCAAGAGTTTGCTGGCCAGAATCCTGATTGTCTTGAG CATCTGGCTGCCAGCTCAGGCACAGGCGCTTCTGACTTTGAGCAGCTGGAACAGATCCTGGAAGCTGTTCCCCAGGTGAAGTATATATGCCTGGATGTGGCAAATGGCTACTCCGAACACTTTGTTGAATTTGTAAAAGATGTACGGAAGCGCTTCCCCCAGCACACCATCATG GCAGGGAATGTGGTAACAGGAGAGATGGTAGAAGAGCTAATCCTTTCTGGGGCTGACATCATCAAAGTGGGAATTGGGCCAG GCTCTGTGTGTACTACTCGGAAGAAAACTGGAGTGGGGTATCCACAGCTCAGTGCAGTAATGGAGTGTGCAGATGCTGCTCATGGCCTCAAAGGCCACATCATTTCA GATGGAGGTTGCAGCTGTCCTGGGGATGTGGCCAAGGCTTTTG GGGCAGGAGCTGACTTCGTGATGCTAGGTGGCATGCTGGCTGGACATAGTGAGTCAGGTGGTGAGCTCATCGAGAGGGACGGCAAGAAGTACAAGCTCTTCTATGGAATGAGTTCTGAAATGGCCATGAAGAAGTATGCTGGGGGCGTGGCTGAGTACAG AGCCTCAGAGGGAAAGACAGTGGAAGTTCCTTTTAAAGGAGATGTGGAACATACCATCCGAGACATCCTAGGAGGGATCCGCTCTACGTGTACCTATGTGGGAGCAGCTAAGCTCAAAGAGTTGAGCAGAAGAACTACCTTCATCCGAGTCACCCAGCAGGTGAATCCAATCTTCAGTGAGGTGCGCTAG
- the GMPR2 gene encoding GMP reductase 2 isoform X4: MGCVFLIYKLFTLKWKMLLLSVLLPASILVAEKFSLFTAVHKHYSLEEWQEFAGQNPDCLEHLAASSGTGASDFEQLEQILEAVPQVKYICLDVANGYSEHFVEFVKDVRKRFPQHTIMAGNVVTGEMVEELILSGADIIKVGIGPGSVCTTRKKTGVGYPQLSAVMECADAAHGLKGHIISDGGCSCPGDVAKAFGAGADFVMLGGMLAGHSESGGELIERDGKKYKLFYGMSSEMAMKKYAGGVAEYRASEGKTVEVPFKGDVEHTIRDILGGIRSTCTYVGAAKLKELSRRTTFIRVTQQVNPIFSEVR, encoded by the exons ATGGGATGTGTTTTTCTTATATACAAGTTGTTCACTTTGAAATGGAAGATGCTGCTCCTATCAGTACTATTACCTGCTTCTATACTTGTTGCTGAGAAG TTCTCTCTCTTCACTGCTGTCCATAAGCACTACAGCCTTGAAGAGTGGCAAGAGTTTGCTGGCCAGAATCCTGATTGTCTTGAG CATCTGGCTGCCAGCTCAGGCACAGGCGCTTCTGACTTTGAGCAGCTGGAACAGATCCTGGAAGCTGTTCCCCAGGTGAAGTATATATGCCTGGATGTGGCAAATGGCTACTCCGAACACTTTGTTGAATTTGTAAAAGATGTACGGAAGCGCTTCCCCCAGCACACCATCATG GCAGGGAATGTGGTAACAGGAGAGATGGTAGAAGAGCTAATCCTTTCTGGGGCTGACATCATCAAAGTGGGAATTGGGCCAG GCTCTGTGTGTACTACTCGGAAGAAAACTGGAGTGGGGTATCCACAGCTCAGTGCAGTAATGGAGTGTGCAGATGCTGCTCATGGCCTCAAAGGCCACATCATTTCA GATGGAGGTTGCAGCTGTCCTGGGGATGTGGCCAAGGCTTTTG GGGCAGGAGCTGACTTCGTGATGCTAGGTGGCATGCTGGCTGGACATAGTGAGTCAGGTGGTGAGCTCATCGAGAGGGACGGCAAGAAGTACAAGCTCTTCTATGGAATGAGTTCTGAAATGGCCATGAAGAAGTATGCTGGGGGCGTGGCTGAGTACAG AGCCTCAGAGGGAAAGACAGTGGAAGTTCCTTTTAAAGGAGATGTGGAACATACCATCCGAGACATCCTAGGAGGGATCCGCTCTACGTGTACCTATGTGGGAGCAGCTAAGCTCAAAGAGTTGAGCAGAAGAACTACCTTCATCCGAGTCACCCAGCAGGTGAATCCAATCTTCAGTGAGGTGCGCTAG